The sequence TATTAAACTAGTCTCCAAATTTTAATACCTTAATTTACTAGTTACAAAGAAATCTAAGACGAAAATTGACCAAAAGACAACGGGGTGCGTTATTATTGTGATATCATCATTTTATAGAGTCATTTTCTctaaagaaaaattgtaattaactactatttatttacttatttctaCCTTATATACACAGTCAAAAACCGTAGGCATTACTCTTCAAACATAATACAAAATCAGCTATCAAGAGCTTATCTTATACCTTATGGGGCAACGTATCTTCGGTTTTGGACCTTAACGAAAGCTTGGGATTCAAGAGGGCTTCTTTGCCAATTGCCATTTGAATTTAGTTCATTACAAAATATACAACAATTCCCTTTCGGACCTTGCATTTACAATACACCACAATGGAGGAAAATGTGGTGCTTTTTTGTCATGAATATAATGAAGACCGGCATTGCATGTACGATAATCCAGccccaaaacaaaaaatcaaaaagcACGTACCTTGAGTTATCAAATTTTGGCTGTTCTAGTGACCTTGTCGAAAATTGGATTCTCTATCAACTCCCGAGCAGAAGGCCGCTTAACTGGATCAGGGTCCATCATGGCCTAAAATACATTAATcaccaagaaaaagaaaaacaatgttAATATACCAAAGCAAGCAAAATATACATCAGGACTACTTAATTTAAATTGGATTACTCAACAATAAACATCAAACATTAGTACAAGCAGTACTTATCACAAAAAAATTGCTAATATTTTATAGTTAGAAAAACTTTTGAGACCTTGGTGCAACGGTGCAAGCATCGGCAGAATTCtttagaaatggatcaaaactgGACAGATAAAAACTGAAAACAAAATGTTCCTTCAGATTTAAGATGAGGGAATGTACAGAACCTTGAGCAAGTTTTGGAATTGCAATGAGTGGCCAGGCAAAAGTGGTAGCTTTCCCTCTTTAAGATTAAAAAATTGGCATCCTGATTCTGGCAAAGGCAATCGCCGAATGAACTCATACACAGAAGCTCCCAAAGAAAAGATATCAACTTTGTCAAGGTGATCATAATTATCATTGAGGATTTCCTGAGGCATATAACGTGCATCTCCCTCCTCAACCAGGAGGCTATTGTCAAGGAGAGTTGCACATCCAAAATCACCAAGTTTATATACACCATTTTTGACATAAATATTATCAGGCTTGACATCTAAATGAGCTATTCCCTTCTCGTGTATAAACCGCAGTGCATTGGCAATCTATCCAAAGATGCATAGGAATTAAGAGAAATATGGATTTGATATAAACATATGGAGCAACGAATAAAAACAAAGTGAACTTTAAGGTCACCAAAAGAAAATTCACCTGATATAGAGCCTCTAACACTTGTCCTTCTGTAAGTGATGAAGAGCATTTGTTTATGGATAAGCTGTGATCACAAAGCTCCATCTGAATATACAGCTGTTCATTTTCAAACCATGAAGAGTAGTATCCCACTATGTTTGCATGAGAACCTGCAGAGGAACGATGGAAAATAAGATTCAGAAGAACATAGTATAAAAGCCATTATATAAAACAAGAGTTAAAAATGTAATATATACAGACCTAATGCAGCCAATGCTTGAACTTCCATCAAAGCTTTTCTCCTGCATTGTGAAAAAATCAGTGTGCAAGTGACTAAAATCCTATCAAAGAACCACCCAGAAGCGTAAAGATTCTACCTTTCTGTTTCCAGTCGTAACTGTCTGGCACTGCGTTTCACAGCATAAAGGCACCCATCTATTCGTTTTAATACTTTGAAAACACTACTAAAGTGCCCTCTACCAATTTGCTGaaaaaagaaaagttaaaaatATAATCACCTACGTTGAAGGGCAACAAACATTGGAACATAATACCAATCCAAAACAACCTATGATAGTTACAAATTAAGTTAAACATAATGGTATACCTCAATCTCATGAAAATCAGTGCGATAGCGTGAAAGACCATCATCACCAGTTATTCCAGGGAAGAGACCTGCAATTATAACATTATGcagttaaaaaaattagaatggGTGTGATTAAAAGCCTCATCTGTACAATAATGTGTTTTGCAACAACTCTACAGAAATAACGTAAAATTACCAGTGAATGAACTGACCCAAACTATACCTGCACATTTTATCCTTTGGTTTCCAAAGGGGTCTGTCTCCTTTTGTGAAACATCTTTCAAATATGGATTCTGGATGCAGGGAGGAGGCATAACCCTGCAGCGCAATGCAACTGCAGAATGTGACACATAATTTTGGGCCTTTGGTTTATCAGCTGCTACTGTTTTCTCAGCAGCTACTTCCTCCCCAACAGAGTCCTTTCCAAGTTCAACAACTTGTTGATGGTCACCAGAAAAGTTTGGGCTGAGAGGATTAACTGAGATAGCATCTATGACGAAGAGACACATCAACCAAAATAGTTACTAAACTTGGGTGATCGACAAACATGAAGCAAATAGAATAATCATTTCAATGGTAAGTAACTATGCTTATGTTATATGTATGAAAATGGCACTTAAAACTTTAATCTCAATGAAATGTCCACTTTCCATCCTAATTCcataaatttgaaagaaaaataacGACTATTACAGAGTTTCCAATACTGAAACTACTTGGATCACATTTATATCCGTTCCAACGAAAAAAGCATAGACAATTACACACACACGTGTCGCATAACATAAGCAATTAATATGAGTAATGCGAGCTATCTATGGATGACTGCAGTTCATATCACAGCACTACTAATTAATAATCTCCACACAATGATCATAGAACTACAAATTCAAAGTTTCAAACATGCAATGGACTCAACGTGATTATATTGAaggaaaagcatggtaaaatagTCTTACCCAATCGGCACCTCTTGCTTTTTGTAGTGTTGAGCTTCTCCGGTGATTTAGGGCAAGGGGTATTTTCCTGCAGACCACAAAcgacaaaaaaaaaaggtttcaTTTTTCAGTTATATTTGAAAGCTAAATCTAAACCAataatcaatcatcatcattacCATATTGAAATCCAAGCCGTTGAAATTCTGATTATCCGGCGTAATATAATCCGGAGTGCTGCCTCCACAaaacaaaataacaaagaaaagagTTGTTTGATAGCGAAAAATGGAAACCGATATAACCGAAAAGGGAGAAACGTTTCGGAGGAGCTCACCAAAAGAAGTCCTGGCTAAGAATACAGTCTCTGTCGTCGGAGGCGTTGTTGTTATCGTTGACCGCGGGAGGGTTTGGGCGGTGAGATTCAGCATCTAGAAGGCTCTGGAAGCGGGAAGAAGGAGcggaagcagaagaagaagatggaggatGAAGGAGTGGAAAGAGAGAAACTTGACCTAGCTGAAGCTGAAGGTGGGAAGTGGTTGAAAGAGTACCCTTCTTCATCGTGAACTTGCTCCTCTCCTTCTTCCCAATCCTCTGGCTTTTCCTCTTCGTCATCATCCACCAAAACCCAATGAAATCGAATCGAATGAGTTGTGTTGCGATGATCTGATACTGTCAATGTATTAAtaaacaattaattttttttaattagccATTAAATAAAAAAGTGGAAATTGGAGAAAAGCCGAGTGTTTTTCAAATTCGCGCGGGTTACTTTTTACATTGGCGGTAGGTTGAGGTGTGGGCATGTCCATTTTTGGATTACTGGGGATTCGATCATGGCCGTTCAGTTGCTTTCATTTGGGGCATTTGGATTTGTTGGACGGCAGGATCGGGGTTGTGGTGGGAGGGTTGCGTCGTTTAGAGTGCACACGTTGTGCTGCGTGCTGAGTAAGCTGCTGCATCCTCTTTCTGTGGGACCGGCGAGGTGACTGAGTGAACTGAGAGAAGTGGTGGTGGGTGGTGAGTGGTGAGTAGTGCGTGATAACAGTGCTTTTATTGGAAAATGAGTGAGCACTGCGCATATGCCCTGTGGCAGCTCCCANNNNNNNNNNNNNNNNNNNNNNNNNNNNNNATTTGTtgggttaaaattaaaattattttttattttttattaatattattctCAGCGTTattataaaatcatcattttcttaattttttaagtaaaatatCCTTCATTATCATCGTTTATCCACCACCTTCTTTGTTTCACTGTTCATCTCATCTTTACCATTTATACTACCACCTACATTACCATAGCTTCATCTGCTGTTGCAGCTAGTTCATCagaaggagagaaagagaagTGATGCAAACAAAGAAAGGGACTGCTGTTATTGGGTCGTTGCTGTCACTCAGTCGCCATTGTCACTAGATTGTCGCTGGTTCATCAGAGAGAGAACAGATGCGAACAGAAGGAAAGAGGGGTTGCTGTTGTAGGGCTGCGACTACTGCTAGGTCGTCGTTGGTTCATCGGAGAGGGGGGAGAGATAAAGAGAAGCGATGTGAATAGAAGGAGGGATGGGATGCTGCTACAGGGTCGCCACTGTTATCACTTGGTCATCGCTGCTGCCGCTGGTNNNNNNNNNNNNNNNNNNNNNNNNNNNNNNNNNNNNNNNNNNNNNNNNNNNNNNNNNNNNNNNNNNNNNNNNNNNNNNNNNNNNNNNNNNNNNNgagagagagagagagagagagagagagagagaggagaggagaggagaggagaggagagggagaggtTGTTGTTGCTGGGTCACCGCTGCGCCTTTTCTCGCTAGTGACGTCTTCTTCTTCTCGCCGGCAATGTATATGGTAGTGGAAGTGGTGGGGAGAGATAATGATGGAGAGTATTTTGATCCAAGAATTAAGGAAATTATGATtttaataatgttttgtaacattgaggatgatattaataaaaaaatcggGGGCGATTTTGATTTTTACTCAAAAAGTTAGAgatgaaaaaagtacttaacccttttCGAGGAAAAGATCATGTGGGCTAGAGTTCCTATGAATTTCAAAAGCCCCGACATAGACCTCCATGATGGCACAACCAACCCAAGACATCATCTcaacaatttcaaaagtcggatgtacctgGTCGACGTGTCTGATGCAACTCGTTGTAAGGCTTTTCTGACAACTTTAACCAAAACAGCGATGAAGTGGTCTCAGCTaatttttaaacacaaggttgcaAAAGAGAGCACTCAACTCTCAGTAAGTTCCCAAGACTCAAGTATCGTTTGATTTTTTCAGAACTAGCTCAAGCTTATCTCAAAAAGGACAAGATTCAGGCGCGTACGGAATAAAATTAGAAAGATACTCGAATCGTTTAAGAAGAACTCTGGGATAGAATTTCAATACATGTTACACTCTTGCCATCGTCTTTCTTTTCTACTAACATAACTGGTACTTACCACAGGGAAACACTTGGCCAAACAGATTTCTCTTCTAGTACTCTCCTTTAACAAAATCCTAAGTTCTGCCGATTCTAATGGTGTTAACTTATACGATGCAATCAAAACTGGTCCATCTCTCGGCACTAAGTTTATTACAAGTTTCATCTCTTCTTGTGGTAGAAATTCTGGTACATCCTCAGGGAATACTTCAAGAAACTCTCTCGTATTCGGAATTCGATCAAAACGTTGCTCTCCACCTAACTAATTAGCAATTAAAAGATAAACCCTTGTCATTGCTCAGTCATTGCTCTCCAATACATTTCACCATACTGAATTCGAATAAAATTCCATGTAATTATCAGCACTTTTGATCCCTTAGATGTAACTCAAACTGAACGCTCGAAATAGTTCTACCTGCTTTCGCTGCGTCACTCTAATTATTATCCTTCAAGAACCTAGCTACTCCTCTATATTCACCAAATATCGCTCTACCTCAATAACTGGAAGTCATCGGTCGATCATACATTTGGAAATCATGGTTTTCACAACTTAGTCATACATTACAAATGAATGCTACATACCATTATTATCCAAGACGGTTAAAAATTCAGCTACTAGTTCACAATTACCTCGGGTCTAAGAATCAGATTTAGCTGTATCTCGGCTTTTTCTGTATGGACAATCCCAAGACATATGCCCTAGTTTCCCACACTTATAACATTCGCCTAGCCCGACCCTGCATGGTCTGTCCGGATGATACCTTCTGCTTCTCAAGCAAGTGAAATCATCTAACTGAGTACCAGTATACTTTTCTGCACCATGCTCCCAACAGTTTTTGTTCCTTCGGTCATTGTTCTGGTGCTAAGGACGTGAAGCGACATAACTATCTCTTTTAAAACTCTGACTCCTTTGTGtaatcttcttctctttctccctTTTGTAGAATTTTTGGCGGTCACTCATTGTCACCACAGTCCTTCTCGAGCATTCTCCTGTTACTCGACTCTTGTTTACCAATTCCGGAAGGCTCCTCATTTTCGTTTGTACCACATCACTCGGAACATTATCTCTACTACCATGTTCATTATCACCATTATCACCATCTCTAGCTTGTTGTCCCATCCTTTCCATCACTCGGTTCGCCATGATAGTGGTAGCAGCCACGTCCTCCATTGCAGTTACGAAGTTAGTCAAACTACCTACCGGCACAGTTCCCTTATTAACTCTTTGACCTTTCCTTCGACCACGTCTGCGCCCACAAGACATCATTTGgtaccaaacaagtgatatcaaggtgatcagtctcaacaTCTCAAGTCTAttacttcaaagtcccaaatgcatgctcgtAAACTTTATGCTATGtttatcagttagatatcctaaatagcacaTAAACACGACTCAGggtatgctcagaagcatagtcagtccgtctcCCAGGTTCTataggaatgaactgctctgataccataatgtaacaccctaccacatagagcctTACGCTTAAATCATAAAGTAGAGGTGTCGAGGTATTATAACATCTAAAAGAAAAAACgtatataaatatagttgaaagaattTTGTAACTAGTAGCCTTGAACAAGAAGTTatgcaaaaataaaaacagaaaatcgtgtGACACTCGCATGAATAATCGTAAAACGGATAGGTAAGATCGAAAGAAGGCTAAAAACATAATATACAGATCGGGGTTCCAAAGTACAGATATCAAGCTCCAAGCTCAACCTATGAAGCTAAGGCCGGTCAGAGTATATAATTATAAAGCTaaggccggccagagtatatatatatacaacccaaagCAAAACTAAAACTATAGAATAaacacctgtttctccaagtcaatcTCTAGGAtggacaaaatacaaaatatacatgcGGAGATTCTGtaaacatatatacatagcctaaaacaaaatataacaGCTCAAAAGATAGTTCTTCGCTTGTAAGGAAGGTCTCCAAACGCtcaacgaggtgcctctcgacctgcatctgaaaaataacagaaatatgtatagaatgagaaccgggggtagtctcagcatggtaaatgtgcccgcattgttaatataaaaggtcccaAAAAAGCCAGAGGTATTTCTATAACTTCGACACTCATATTAATCCTAAAATTTATTCTAAACCAAAAATATCAGTAATCTAACTAAAGGATCATAGCCCTATTCTAACCCTGTACCTTCTGTCAACTCTAAACCTCTAAATCACCGGTGaactttggttggaatttcagataagcgtatgaagatgctttgttcctcctgaacctctgctttcctattgtcttcttccaatcattcatactcctttccatggcaagctttctgttgggcatcaccgttgtcaatggctacttcccgttctctcagtgaaaatgttctacgcacgctgtcaccgcacggctaatcatctgtcgattctcgatcatgttggaataggatccattgatccttttgcctctgtcacacgcccaacaatcgcgagtttgaagctcgtcacagtcatcccttctcaaatcctactcagaataccacagacaaggtttaaacgttccggatctcaggaatggccgccaataattctagcctataccacgaaggttccaatcttagattagaaacccaagagatacacattcaagcttgtttgcatgtagaacggaagtggttgtcagtcacgcgctcataggtgagaatggtgatgagtgtcacataatcatcacattcatcatgttcttgggtgcgaatgaatatcttggagaagaaatagacttgagttgaatagaaaaacaatagtacttgtattaattcatgaagaacagtagagctccacaccttaatctatggtgtgtagaaactccaccgttgaaaatacataagaacaaaaggtctaggcatggccgaatggccagcctcccaaagagggttcaatcatcaaaacatgattccaagattatcaaaagatgaaaatacaatagcaaaaggtcctatttatagaaaactagtagcctagggttgcagaaataggtaattaatgcagaaatcttctttcggacccacttggtgtgtgcttgggctgagcattgaagctttcatatgtagagacttttcttggagttaaacgccagcttttgtgccagtttgggcgtttaactccagcttttgtgccagttctggcgttaaacgccaaaattcttgaactaacttggaacgcctgtttgggccatcaaatattggataaagtatggactattatatatttctggaaagcccaagatgtctactttccaacgcaattgagagcgtgccaattgggcttctgtagctccagaaaatccacttcgagtgcagggaggtcagaatccaacagtatctgcagtcctttttcagcctctgaatcagattgttgctcaggtccctcaatttcagccagaaaatatctgaaatcacagaaaaatacacaaactcatagtaaagtccagaaaagtgatttttaaataagaactaataaaaacataataaaaactaactaaaacatactaaaaacatactaaaaataatgtcaaaaagcgtataaattatccgctcatcacaacaccaaacttaaattgttgcttgtccccaagcaactgaaaatcatataggataaaaagaatagaatatacaatgaattccaaaaacatctatgaagatcagtattaattagatgagcggggcttttagctttttgcttctgaacagttttggcatctcactttattctttgaagtttagaatgattggcatctataagaactcaaaattcagatagtgttattgattctcctagttaagtatgttgattcttgaacacagctactttatgagtcttggccgtgaccctaagcattttgttttccagtattaccaccggatacataaatgccacagacacatgactgggtgaaccttttcagattgtgactcagctttgctaaagtctccagtgagaggtgtccagggctcttaagcatactctttttactttggaccacgactttaactgctcagtctcaagttttcacttgacaccttcacgccacaagcacatggttagggacagcttggtttagccgcttaggccagaattttattcctgtgggccctcctatccactgatgctcaaagccttggatcctttttattttaccattgccttttggtttaaagggctattggctttttctgcttgctttttttttctgcaagcttttcactgctttttcttgcttcaagaatcaattttatgatttttcagattatcaaataacatttctccttttccatcattctttcaagagccaacaattttaacattcatgaatcgacaatataaaaaatatgcaccgttcaagcattcattcagaaagacaaaagtattgccaccacatcagaataattaaactgttttaaaatttgaaattcatgcacttcttttccttttcaattaaaaacatttttcatttaagaaaggtgatggagtcataggacattcataactttaagacatagacactaagatactaatgatcatgtaataaagacacaaacatagataaacataagcatagaaattcgaaaaacaggaaaataaagagcaaggaaattaaagaacgggtccaccttagtgatggcggcttgttcttcctcttgaagatcttatggagtgcttgagctcctcaatgtctcttccttgcctttgttgctcctctctcatgactctttggtcttctctaatttcatggaggaggattgaatgctcttggtgcttcacccttagttgtcccatattggaactcaattcacctagggaggtgttgatttgctcccaatagttttgtggagaaaaatgcataccttgaggcatctcagggatttcatgatgaggaatttcttcatgctcttgtccatgagtgggatctcttgtttgctccatccttttcttagtgataggcttgtcCTCATCTatgaggatgtctccttctatgtcaattccaactgaattgcagaggtgacaaatgaggtgagggaaggctaaccttgccaaagtagaagacttatccgccaccttgtagagttcttgggatataacctcatgaacttctacttcctctccaatcatgatgctatggatcatgatggctcggtctatagtaacttcagaccggttgctagtggaaatgattgagcgttggatgaactccaaccatcccctagccacaggcttgaggtcatgccttcttagttgaaccggcttccctcttgcaTCTCTTTTCCATTGGGCACCCTCTTTACAGATGTCcatgaagacttggtccaacctttgatcaaagttgacccttctagtgtatgggtgtgcatctccttgcatcataggcaagttgaatgccaaccttatattttccggactaaagtctaagtattttcttcggaccattgtaagccaattcttagggtccgggttcacactttgatcatggttcttggtgatccatgcattggcatagaactcttgaaccattaagatcccgacttgttgaatggggttggtgagaatttcccaacctcttcttcatatctcatgtcggatctccggatattcaccctttttgagtttgaaagggacctcggggatcaccttcttcttggccacaacttcatagaagtggtcttggtgcaccCTTGAGATAAATCtatccatctcccatgactcggaggtggaagcttttgccttccattttctctttctagaggtttctctggccttaggtgccataaatggttatggaaaaacaaaaagcaacgcttttaccacaccaaatttagaaggtttgctcatcctcgagcaaaagaagaaagaagagagtagaagaagaagaaatagaggagattgagGGGGCTTAGTATTtcagccaagggggagaagtagtgtgtttgggagggaaagtggtttgaatttgaatggtgaggtaggtggggttttatgaaggatggatgtgagtggtgaagagaatggtgggatttgataggtgagggatttttagggaagaggtattgaggtgattggtgaatgggtgaagaagagagagagaggtagggtaggtggggatcctgtggggtccacagatcctgaggtgtcaaggatttctcatccctgcaccaagtggcgtgcaaaactgcccctt is a genomic window of Arachis ipaensis cultivar K30076 chromosome B06, Araip1.1, whole genome shotgun sequence containing:
- the LOC107645614 gene encoding wee1-like protein kinase, translated to MMTKRKSQRIGKKERSKFTMKKGTLSTTSHLQLQLGQVSLFPLLHPPSSSSASAPSSRFQSLLDAESHRPNPPAVNDNNNASDDRDCILSQDFFCTPDYITPDNQNFNGLDFNMENTPCPKSPEKLNTTKSKRCRLDAISVNPLSPNFSGDHQQVVELGKDSVGEEVAAEKTVAADKPKAQNYVSHSAVALRCRVMPPPCIQNPYLKDVSQKETDPFGNQRIKCAGLFPGITGDDGLSRYRTDFHEIEQIGRGHFSSVFKVLKRIDGCLYAVKRSARQLRLETERRKALMEVQALAALGSHANIVGYYSSWFENEQLYIQMELCDHSLSINKCSSSLTEGQVLEALYQIANALRFIHEKGIAHLDVKPDNIYVKNGVYKLGDFGCATLLDNSLLVEEGDARYMPQEILNDNYDHLDKVDIFSLGASVYEFIRRLPLPESGCQFFNLKEGKLPLLPGHSLQFQNLLKAMMDPDPVKRPSARELIENPIFDKVTRTAKI